Proteins from one Belonocnema kinseyi isolate 2016_QV_RU_SX_M_011 chromosome 8, B_treatae_v1, whole genome shotgun sequence genomic window:
- the LOC117178707 gene encoding zinc finger BED domain-containing protein 4-like has product MYSRVKEVVKTMLSTVKWMSLTSDVWTCKETRYSFISLTAHWIGDNFERKSAALSIKVFPGRHTGEAVSEKLTELLSFWDIDKIKVHLLMRDNGGNMKKGYRLCDIASESCTIHTLQLVIKGAIKSDKGVRILLKKCRKIATHIHKSSPSSSALAQIQVDLNIPIKKELENCLDLFAETQEDNTNSKGLECAECELLEELINLLKPFEEVTKSLSSNDSCISEVIPTIKALKFCLSKRKVSSTLISFKASLEADLETRFKDIFGSTFQSSSFINSFLRRH; this is encoded by the coding sequence ATGTACAGCAGAGTGAAAGAAGTTGTAAAAACAATGTTATCTACAGTGAAGTGGATGTCGTTAACGTCTGATGTGTGGACTTGTAAAGAAACACGTTACAGTTTCATTAGTTTAACTGCTCACTGGATAGGCgataattttgagagaaaaagtGCTGCACTAAGTATCAAAGTATTTCCTGGCAGACATACGGGAGAAGCAGTATCCGAAAAATTAACAGAACTATTGTCATTTTGGGATATCGATAAAATCAAAGTACATTTGCTAATGCGAGATAATGGTGGCAATATGAAGAAAGGGTACAGATTATGTGACATTGCTAGTGAATCCTGTACTATTCATACTTTGCAGTTGGTTATTAAAGGTGCAATTAAATCTGATAAGGGAGTaagaatattgttgaaaaagtgtagaaaaattgCTACTCATATTCACAAATCTTCGCCTTCGAGCAGTGCTTTGGCTCAAATTCAAGTAGATTTAAACataccaataaaaaaagaattagagAATTGTCTGGACTTATTCGCAGAAACGCAAGAGGATAATACAAATTCAAAAGGTTTGGAATGTGCAGAATGTGAACTTTTAGAAGAACTTATTAATCTTCTGAAACCATTTGAGGAAGTTACAAAATCTTTGAGTTCCAATGATTCTTGTATATCGGAAGTTATCCCAACAATAAAAGCGTTGAAATTTTGCTTATCGAAGAGAAAAGTTAGTTCCACATTAATCTCATTTAAAGCATCTTTGGAGGCTGATTTGGAAACccgatttaaagacatttttggaTCCACGTTTCAAAGCTCATCTTTTATCAACAGCTTCCTTAGAAGACATTAA